The genomic interval CAGAACGTTGATTGCGGGGGCTCAAATTCCCTTGGGACATTGTAACCTGCTTATAATTAGAGTTAtcacaaattatttgttaCTAAAATGTAtagtaaaaatcaaattattttaagcaCATTCTGCACAGTTTCACATTCCAGCAATATTGCCAAGTTTGCTCTGGGACTTCAAGCCACacgtttatttgtttttctgcatTGTGattactttaattaaaatggtTTAGTCAAAGATTCAcatcaaatatatacacaaaaatattGAGAAACTAATTATTTGACTTGATTTATTCTGTAtatagagaatatatataaaaaagaactGTTAATCCTGGCTGACTCGAATTCTTTTGAGGAGGGTTTCATACTTTTCTTCTTCGAAAGTGTGgtattggttttttatttagttcatcgaatttaaaattattttcaaataccTCTAGACGTGGATTTTACGAAAGCAAGAGTTAAAATGTCTATGGGCGTGATACGGGCTATATCTAATAtttgaaacacaaaatatgcCTCGTGCAAAGGGGGTGGGGCAGGGGGATGTCCGCTAGTATATCAAACAATTAAGGAGACTATGTTGCTCGATGCGTTGTGTATAGATAATCTGTTTGGCCAAAGATAGTTTCTATATACTTTATAAACATCGGAAATAAAACGTTTAAAAAACCCAATATGCATCCTAATCTTGGAATAAAACCCAGTCAGAGAGGCCAGGTGAATCAGgctcttttatatttattacacACCTATCGCtggccataaataaatatctggCCTATCGCCAGTGCCAACACAAATCGTCGTGCCTATAAAAGGCGCGACCGAAGCGCCGTGTAACTGGAGTCTACTCGTGATACCGTCTACTCAACAATATGCTTTCGCCGAGATTAAACATATTCGCACTCCTGTTGCTGGCAATCGCCAGTGCCAGCGTCTATGCTGCACCGCCGATGGGTCGGGTGGTCAATGGCACGGATGCCACCGTGGAGAAATATCCGTTTGTGGTGAGCTCGACGATTCATAAGTGCATACATCGATATCATATACGATTATAACGTGCTACCCAGATTTCGTTGCGCGGTGCCAGTGGCTCCCATTCCTGCGGCGGCTCCATAGTTTCCAATCAATTTGTGCTGACGGCGGCTCATTGCACCGATGGACGCAAAGCCGGGCAGATCTCAGTACAGTACGGTGTGACCAATATCGGCGCCAGCGGACCCAACGTGGTGGCTGTCAAGCGGATCATTCAGCACGAGCTTTACAACCCCAGCAACCACTATGCCAATGATATTTCCCTGCTCCAGGTGGCGGAGCCTTTCAAGTTTGACTACAAGACCGTCGCCCCTGTGCAGCTGCCCGCGCTTAACTTTGCCACGCCCCAGTCGGAGTCCGGCGGTGAGGGGACACTCGTTGGTTGGGGCCTGAATGCGGTAGGAGCTGCTTATTTATCGGATTTCAGTAGTCAGAAAGGTGAACAAATGTTTTGTCTTCTCGTCTAGACTGGCGGCAGTATACAGACTACCCTGCAGCAGGTACAGCTGAAGGTATACTCTGACGAGGAGTGCGTGGCGCGTCACCAAGGATCCACAGATCCCCGCTACCACATTTGCGGTGGTGTCGATGAGGGTGGAAAGGGACAATGCAGTGGCGATTCTGGCGGCCCCCTCTTGTACGACGGCCAGCAGGTGGGCATTGTGTCCTGGAGCATCAAGCCTTGCACGGTGGCACCTTATCCTGGTGTTTACTGCAAGGTTGCCAACTATGTCGATTGGATCCAAAAGAACCAAATAATATTGGCTTAGGCTCTCAAAAACAACCCAACAAACCTCGCAAATTATTTATCAGTCTTCCTCTTTGTACCCACGCCTCGTGCGCTAATCCCGTAGTTAAGAGTCGCTATCGGCCTGTGCTTATCGATGGCTGTCGTGCTTAATAAATCaatgtattaaaaacattaaacTTTAAAGTCATCTTTAATCGTTCGTTTCAGCCGCACTGGGAAAAATTAGCGCTACACTTAATTGAAGATTTTGTACTTTTGTAAAGTACATAGGCTAAATGCCGAAACATGCCAAGATATTTTTCGATTACTCCTACGTATACCTTGAACCCGTTGAAAGTGGGTAATTAAAGTATATTAGAGGTAAATATCTAGGATCCCAGAAAATGTATGCATATCCTTgttcagcatcaaaagccgagtcgatctagcaatATCTGctttctgtttgtctgtccgtatgcAGAAACGCGCCGATCTCAGATTGACCGATTGCTAGCGTTTATCGATAATTCGCCTTactttcaagcaatcgataagattCGATATCGAACGGGTTTTTGCTCATATTTTCGaggttttataatttattttacatttgtCTTCTCGCATAGTATTAACAGATCTGGT from Drosophila virilis strain 15010-1051.87 chromosome 2, Dvir_AGI_RSII-ME, whole genome shotgun sequence carries:
- the LOC6629776 gene encoding chymotrypsin-2, whose amino-acid sequence is MLSPRLNIFALLLLAIASASVYAAPPMGRVVNGTDATVEKYPFVISLRGASGSHSCGGSIVSNQFVLTAAHCTDGRKAGQISVQYGVTNIGASGPNVVAVKRIIQHELYNPSNHYANDISLLQVAEPFKFDYKTVAPVQLPALNFATPQSESGGEGTLVGWGLNATGGSIQTTLQQVQLKVYSDEECVARHQGSTDPRYHICGGVDEGGKGQCSGDSGGPLLYDGQQVGIVSWSIKPCTVAPYPGVYCKVANYVDWIQKNQIILA